Proteins encoded within one genomic window of Amycolatopsis nigrescens CSC17Ta-90:
- a CDS encoding SpoIIE family protein phosphatase has protein sequence MDDQRVGDSPDITVLDGVAAMIWVLAGPEHRVVAANRAAEAELQTGSPLRAVLAPANSAAADLCDDVLRTGRPVVGRHRWRGDGDPVEERNVTLVAAPREADGAVEGCLLQAFEVDQPSTGGAAAVPALAALAAVPGYDLAARYVAAADRERAGGDWFEAVGLPDGRLAVAVGDLVGAGAPSAIAMLRGVLMSALLSGDDVDAVLRRLDLLAERVPEAGGSTVTVVVLDPVAQELRFASAGHPLPILVAGEGGAKLLAGPRGMPLAVPAARATPHSVPLATGDALVLYTDGMLGEHGRTSRSADPVLLTAADEARDQRLSCADLCDRILGAMLPAPRSARDDAVVLVVRAGKTATVPFRLDLPAEPAELAVVRKALDEWMTGAGMSQEDATALQLAVGEAVGNSVEHAYVGRDQGRVVVTAERRGDGMIRVDVSDTGRWRNIDPAENVHRGRGLQLIRASVGEMRLIRSAAGTTVRMLYRLSNGDGEHRAVESSWVGTDHIAVEVMAGGTPLRVRLSGELDAVNAESVSRELQRVSRGGSLALWLDLADLEYLDSFGVRILFELASSAQTTGERLAVTAPKDSVVERVLLTAGFDQLAEMVPG, from the coding sequence ATGGACGACCAGCGCGTCGGAGATTCGCCCGACATCACCGTCCTGGACGGGGTCGCCGCGATGATCTGGGTGCTGGCGGGCCCCGAGCACCGGGTCGTGGCGGCGAACCGGGCCGCGGAGGCGGAGCTGCAGACCGGTTCGCCGCTGCGCGCGGTGCTGGCTCCGGCCAACAGCGCGGCCGCGGACTTGTGCGACGACGTGCTGCGAACCGGCCGCCCAGTCGTCGGCAGACACCGCTGGCGCGGCGACGGCGATCCGGTCGAGGAACGGAATGTCACCCTTGTCGCGGCGCCGCGGGAGGCGGACGGTGCCGTTGAAGGCTGCCTCCTGCAGGCATTCGAAGTGGACCAGCCGAGTACCGGCGGTGCGGCGGCGGTACCTGCGCTGGCCGCGCTGGCCGCCGTTCCCGGTTACGACCTGGCCGCCCGTTACGTCGCCGCGGCGGACCGGGAACGCGCGGGCGGGGACTGGTTCGAGGCGGTCGGGCTGCCGGACGGGCGGCTGGCGGTCGCGGTCGGCGACCTCGTCGGCGCCGGCGCGCCGTCGGCGATCGCGATGCTGCGCGGTGTGCTGATGTCCGCGCTGCTCTCGGGCGATGACGTGGACGCGGTGCTCCGGCGGCTCGACCTGCTGGCCGAGCGGGTGCCCGAGGCCGGTGGCAGCACGGTGACCGTGGTCGTGCTGGACCCGGTCGCGCAGGAGTTGCGGTTCGCGAGCGCCGGGCATCCGCTGCCGATCCTGGTCGCCGGTGAAGGCGGCGCCAAACTGCTGGCCGGCCCCCGCGGCATGCCGCTGGCCGTTCCGGCCGCCAGGGCGACTCCGCACAGCGTGCCACTGGCCACCGGTGACGCACTGGTGCTCTACACCGACGGAATGCTCGGCGAGCACGGCCGGACGTCCCGGTCGGCGGACCCGGTGCTGCTCACCGCGGCGGACGAAGCCCGCGACCAGCGGCTGTCCTGCGCCGACCTGTGCGACCGGATTCTGGGCGCGATGCTGCCGGCGCCGCGGTCCGCCCGCGACGATGCGGTGGTGCTGGTGGTGCGCGCCGGGAAGACCGCTACCGTGCCGTTCCGGCTCGACCTGCCGGCCGAACCGGCCGAGCTGGCCGTGGTCCGGAAGGCACTGGACGAGTGGATGACCGGGGCCGGGATGAGCCAGGAGGACGCCACCGCGCTGCAACTGGCCGTGGGCGAGGCGGTGGGCAACTCGGTGGAGCATGCCTATGTCGGCCGGGACCAGGGCCGGGTGGTGGTCACCGCCGAGCGCCGCGGTGACGGGATGATCCGGGTGGACGTGTCGGACACCGGCCGGTGGCGGAACATCGACCCGGCCGAGAACGTGCACCGCGGCCGCGGCCTGCAGCTGATCAGGGCCTCGGTGGGGGAGATGCGGCTGATTCGGAGCGCGGCGGGCACGACGGTTCGGATGCTGTACCGGCTTTCCAACGGCGACGGTGAGCACCGCGCGGTGGAGAGCAGCTGGGTCGGCACCGACCACATCGCGGTCGAGGTGATGGCGGGCGGGACGCCGTTGCGGGTGCGGCTGTCCGGCGAGCTGGACGCGGTCAACGCCGAGTCGGTCAGCCGCGAGCTCCAGCGGGTGAGCCGGGGTGGTTCGCTGGCGCTCTGGCTCGACCTGGCGGACCTGGAGTACCTGGACAGTTTCGGGGTGCGCATCCTGTTCGAGCTGGCTTCGTCGGCGCAGACCACCGGCGAACGGCTGGCGGTGACCGCGCCCAAGGACAGCGTGGTCGAACGGGTCCTGCTCACCGCGGGCTTCGACCAGCTCGCCGAAATGGTCCCCGGCTGA
- a CDS encoding cupin domain-containing protein — MHHLIREVHPPAGPRNAQFEGERYHAGVSFFLVDAEPGEGPALHRHPYPETWIVRSGRGAFTADDEVSEAGPGDVVVVEANTPHAFRNIGDERLELVCIHAAERMITEWLEGPLAGA; from the coding sequence ATGCACCATCTGATCCGCGAAGTCCACCCACCTGCCGGGCCGCGGAACGCGCAGTTCGAGGGCGAGCGCTACCACGCCGGAGTCTCGTTCTTCCTGGTGGACGCCGAGCCGGGGGAAGGCCCCGCGCTGCACCGGCATCCCTACCCGGAGACTTGGATCGTCCGGTCCGGCCGGGGTGCCTTCACCGCCGACGACGAGGTGTCGGAGGCGGGGCCCGGTGATGTCGTGGTGGTCGAGGCGAACACCCCGCACGCCTTCCGCAACATCGGCGACGAGCGTCTGGAACTGGTCTGCATCCACGCCGCAGAGCGGATGATCACCGAATGGCTGGAGGGACCACTGGCCGGGGCTTGA
- a CDS encoding TetR family transcriptional regulator, which yields MSLRERKKVAAREALSWAALRLATERGLEHVRVEDIATEAGVSARTFNNYFSSKEEAICAIGVDRQLRIRDAILARPAEEPLWEAVTNAVLEQYSGPGEPDREHLARVRLVMTSPALRGEYLKTHVAVETALAQGIAERIGADAGRDLYPRLMAAVVGGAVRVAIGHWMCAGRAEPFLPTLADALNQVAAGMPDLSSDSRKP from the coding sequence ATGAGCCTGCGCGAACGCAAGAAAGTCGCCGCGAGGGAGGCACTGAGCTGGGCCGCGCTGCGCCTGGCCACCGAACGAGGATTGGAACACGTGCGGGTGGAGGACATCGCCACCGAGGCCGGGGTCTCCGCGCGGACGTTCAACAACTACTTCTCCAGCAAAGAAGAGGCGATCTGCGCCATCGGCGTGGACCGGCAACTGCGGATCCGGGATGCGATTCTGGCCAGGCCGGCGGAGGAGCCGCTGTGGGAGGCGGTGACCAATGCCGTACTCGAACAATATTCGGGTCCGGGGGAACCCGATCGCGAGCATCTCGCCAGGGTCCGGCTGGTGATGACCAGTCCCGCACTGCGCGGCGAGTACCTCAAGACCCACGTGGCAGTGGAAACCGCGCTGGCACAAGGGATCGCGGAACGGATCGGGGCCGATGCCGGCCGCGACCTCTACCCGCGGCTGATGGCCGCGGTGGTCGGCGGCGCGGTCCGGGTGGCCATCGGCCATTGGATGTGCGCGGGCCGGGCGGAACCGTTCCTGCCGACCCTTGCGGACGCGCTTAATCAAGTCGCGGCCGGTATGCCCGATTTATCATCCGATAGCCGGAAACCCTGA
- a CDS encoding ABC transporter ATP-binding protein: protein MLIKLLRTYLRPYQQSLVLVVALQLVQTLAALYLPTLNADIIDNGVVNGDTGYILRVGAVMLAVTLVQIGCSIGAVFFGARTAMAVGRDLRSTIFHRVQDFSAREVGHFGTPSLITRTTNDVQQVQMLALMTFTMMVSAPIMCVGGILMALNQDVPLSSLLLVIVPVLGIALTLIISRMRPQFRLMQERIDTINRILREQITGIRVIRAFVRDRQERARFTKANTELLDVSLRVGRLMALMFPVVMLVMNASSVAVLWFGGQRIDSGAMQVGALTAFLSYLLQILMAVMMATFMFMMVPRAEVCAERISEVLDTESSVVLPANPVHVTNVNGHLDLRDVEFRYPGAEQPVLRGVNLLARPGETTAVIGSTGSGKTTLLNLIPRLFDATGGAVLVDDVDVRELDATILSDAVGLVPQRPYLFTGTVASNLRYGNPDATDEDLWRALETAQAREFVERMEDGLNTRIAQGGTNVSGGQRQRLAIARMLVHRPEIYLFDDSFSALDYATDAALRAALARETAESTVVIVAQRVSTIRHADRIVVLDEGRVVGTGTHTELMDTNETYREIVLSQLSAQEAA from the coding sequence GTGCTGATCAAACTTCTCCGCACCTACCTGCGGCCGTACCAGCAGTCACTGGTGCTGGTCGTGGCGTTGCAGCTGGTGCAGACACTGGCCGCGCTCTATCTGCCGACGCTGAACGCGGACATCATCGACAACGGCGTTGTCAACGGCGACACCGGCTACATCCTGCGGGTGGGCGCCGTCATGCTGGCGGTGACGCTGGTCCAGATCGGCTGTTCGATCGGCGCGGTCTTTTTCGGCGCGCGCACCGCGATGGCCGTCGGCCGCGATCTGCGGTCCACCATCTTCCACCGGGTGCAGGACTTCTCCGCCAGGGAGGTCGGCCATTTCGGCACGCCTTCGCTGATCACCCGGACCACCAACGACGTCCAGCAGGTCCAGATGCTGGCGCTGATGACGTTCACCATGATGGTGTCCGCGCCCATCATGTGCGTCGGCGGCATCCTGATGGCGCTGAACCAGGACGTGCCGCTGTCCTCGCTGCTGCTGGTGATCGTGCCGGTGCTTGGCATCGCGCTGACCCTGATCATCTCCAGGATGCGCCCGCAGTTCCGGCTGATGCAGGAGCGCATCGACACGATCAACCGGATCTTGCGCGAGCAGATCACCGGCATCAGGGTCATCCGCGCCTTCGTCCGCGACCGGCAGGAGCGCGCGCGGTTCACCAAGGCCAACACCGAACTGCTGGACGTGTCGCTGCGCGTCGGCAGGCTGATGGCGCTGATGTTTCCGGTGGTGATGCTGGTGATGAACGCCTCCAGCGTCGCGGTGCTGTGGTTCGGCGGGCAGCGGATCGACAGCGGGGCCATGCAGGTCGGCGCGCTGACCGCGTTCCTGAGCTACCTGCTGCAGATCCTGATGGCGGTCATGATGGCCACCTTCATGTTCATGATGGTGCCAAGGGCCGAGGTCTGCGCCGAGCGGATCTCCGAGGTGCTGGACACCGAGTCCAGCGTGGTGCTGCCGGCGAACCCGGTGCACGTCACCAACGTGAACGGGCACCTGGACCTGCGCGACGTCGAATTCCGCTACCCCGGCGCCGAACAGCCCGTGCTGCGCGGAGTGAACCTGCTGGCAAGGCCGGGTGAGACCACCGCGGTGATCGGCAGTACCGGCAGTGGCAAGACGACCCTGCTCAACCTCATCCCGCGGTTGTTCGACGCCACCGGCGGCGCGGTGCTGGTGGACGACGTGGATGTGCGCGAACTCGACGCCACCATCCTTTCCGACGCGGTCGGGCTGGTTCCGCAGCGGCCGTACCTGTTCACCGGCACCGTGGCCAGCAACCTGCGCTACGGCAACCCGGACGCGACCGACGAGGACCTGTGGCGGGCACTGGAAACCGCGCAGGCACGCGAGTTCGTGGAGAGGATGGAGGACGGGCTGAACACCAGGATCGCCCAAGGCGGCACCAACGTCTCGGGCGGGCAGCGACAGCGCCTCGCCATCGCCAGGATGCTGGTGCACCGCCCCGAGATCTACCTGTTCGACGACTCGTTCTCGGCACTGGACTACGCCACCGACGCCGCCCTGCGGGCCGCGCTGGCCAGGGAGACCGCCGAGTCGACCGTGGTCATCGTCGCCCAGCGGGTCAGCACCATCCGGCACGCCGACCGCATCGTGGTGCTCGACGAGGGCCGCGTGGTCGGCACCGGCACGCACACCGAGCTGATGGACACCAACGAGACCTATCGGGAAATCGTGCTCTCCCAGCTGAGCGCACAGGAGGCAGCGTGA
- a CDS encoding ABC transporter ATP-binding protein → MPSEKALDFRGSGQRLMRLLRPQRVAIIASVLLGVGGVALTVLGPKILGNATDLIFTGVISQQLPEGVAKADVIANLRAQGNNNQADMFASMDLVPGQGIDFGRVGQVLLVVLALYLAASLFSFLQARLTTNVVQRAVFDLREQVEAKFARLPLSYFDRQPRGEVLSRVTNDIDNLAQSLQQTLSQILTSLLTIVGVLAMMFVISPLLALVALVTVPVSVFVAAKIGKRAQPQFIKQWRTTGGLNAHIEEMYTGHSLVKVFGRRKEAEKVFKEQNDTLFAASFRAQFISGMIQPAMMFIGNVNYVLVAVVGALRVASGSLSLGDVQAFVQYSRQFTQPITQVASMANLLQSGVASAERVFALLDADEQEPDPADPANPDPVRGRVEFREVSFRYLPDTPLIENLSLTVQPGQTVAIVGPTGAGKTTLVNLLMRFYEIDGGRITLDGVDVATMTREDLREKTGMVLQDAWLFGGTIAENIAYGADDVSREKIVEAAKAMHVDRFVRTLPDGYDTILDDEGDSVSTGEKQLITVARAFLAEPAILILDEATSSVDTRTEVLIQRAMNSLREGRTSFVIAHRLSTIRDADLILVMESGRIVEQGTHSELLDAGGAYARLYAAQFAEAAVEVD, encoded by the coding sequence ATGCCGTCGGAAAAGGCACTGGACTTCCGCGGCTCCGGCCAGCGGCTGATGCGGCTGCTCCGGCCGCAGCGGGTGGCCATCATCGCGTCCGTGCTGCTCGGCGTCGGCGGGGTGGCGCTGACCGTGCTCGGCCCGAAGATCCTTGGCAACGCCACCGACCTGATCTTCACCGGGGTGATCAGCCAGCAGCTGCCCGAAGGGGTGGCCAAGGCCGACGTGATCGCGAACCTGCGCGCGCAGGGCAACAACAACCAGGCCGACATGTTCGCCTCGATGGACCTGGTGCCGGGGCAGGGCATCGACTTCGGGCGGGTCGGCCAGGTGCTGCTGGTGGTGCTGGCGCTCTACCTCGCCGCGTCGCTGTTCAGCTTCCTGCAGGCCAGGCTGACCACGAACGTGGTGCAGCGGGCGGTGTTCGACCTCCGCGAGCAGGTGGAGGCGAAGTTCGCCCGGCTGCCGCTGAGCTACTTCGACCGCCAGCCGCGCGGTGAGGTGCTGAGCCGGGTCACCAACGACATCGACAACCTCGCGCAGTCGCTGCAGCAGACGCTGAGCCAGATCCTCACGTCACTGCTCACCATCGTCGGCGTGCTGGCCATGATGTTCGTGATCTCACCGCTGCTCGCGCTGGTCGCACTGGTCACCGTGCCGGTGTCGGTGTTCGTCGCGGCCAAGATCGGCAAACGCGCGCAGCCGCAGTTCATCAAGCAGTGGCGGACCACCGGCGGGCTCAACGCGCACATCGAGGAGATGTACACCGGGCATTCGCTGGTGAAGGTCTTCGGCCGCCGCAAGGAGGCCGAGAAGGTCTTCAAGGAGCAGAACGACACCCTGTTCGCGGCCAGCTTCCGGGCGCAGTTCATCTCCGGCATGATCCAGCCGGCGATGATGTTCATCGGCAACGTGAACTACGTGCTGGTGGCGGTCGTCGGCGCGCTGCGGGTGGCGTCGGGCTCGCTGTCCCTCGGTGACGTGCAGGCGTTCGTCCAGTACTCCCGGCAGTTCACCCAGCCGATCACCCAGGTGGCCAGCATGGCCAACCTGCTGCAGTCCGGGGTCGCATCGGCCGAGCGGGTGTTCGCGCTGCTCGACGCGGACGAGCAGGAACCGGACCCGGCCGACCCGGCCAACCCGGACCCGGTCCGCGGCCGGGTGGAGTTCCGGGAGGTCTCGTTCCGCTACCTGCCCGACACCCCGCTGATCGAGAACCTCTCGCTGACCGTGCAGCCAGGCCAGACGGTGGCCATCGTCGGCCCGACCGGGGCCGGCAAGACCACACTGGTCAACCTGCTGATGCGGTTCTACGAGATCGACGGCGGCCGGATCACCCTGGACGGGGTGGACGTGGCGACGATGACCCGCGAGGACCTTCGCGAGAAGACCGGCATGGTGCTGCAGGACGCCTGGCTGTTCGGCGGCACGATCGCGGAGAACATCGCCTACGGCGCCGACGACGTCTCCCGGGAGAAGATCGTCGAAGCCGCGAAGGCCATGCACGTGGACCGCTTCGTGCGCACCCTGCCCGACGGCTACGACACGATCCTCGACGACGAGGGCGACAGCGTCAGCACCGGGGAGAAGCAGCTGATCACCGTGGCCAGGGCGTTCCTGGCCGAGCCGGCGATCCTGATCCTGGACGAGGCGACCAGCTCGGTGGACACCAGGACCGAGGTGCTGATCCAGCGTGCGATGAACTCGCTGCGGGAGGGCCGGACCAGCTTCGTCATCGCGCACCGGCTGTCCACCATCCGCGACGCCGACCTGATCCTGGTGATGGAGTCCGGCCGGATCGTGGAGCAGGGCACGCACAGCGAGCTGCTGGACGCCGGTGGCGCCTATGCGCGGCTGTACGCGGCGCAGTTCGCCGAGGCCGCCGTCGAGGTGGACTAG
- a CDS encoding FAD-dependent monooxygenase — protein MVYAQARTAYSPNHWEDIVQNENVLISGASVAGPALAYWLSRYGFRPTVVERAPGLRAGGQAIDVRGVALEVADRMGLLAEVRAAGTAMRGMSFVDENGAELSSTTEETLTGGPTDSADVELMRDDLTGILYRATEADTEYRFGDSIAAMTEHEDGVRVTFEHGEPRDFGLVIGADGLHSGVRALAFGAESRYIHHLGTYLAVFTVPNDLGLDHWQVFHQQEGRLAGIYSARRNAEARAMLGFESPVLDFDHRDLGQQQKLVADVFAGDGWEVPRLVAWMAEAPDFYFDSMSQIRMDDWTRGRVALVGDAGYSGSPLSGQGTTMALAGAYVLAGELKAAAGGHERAFAGYQRRMRTFVELNQRIATDTPGRPASPESVQHAANALELADYDG, from the coding sequence ATGGTGTACGCACAAGCTCGTACGGCGTATTCGCCGAACCACTGGGAGGACATCGTGCAGAACGAGAACGTGCTCATTTCCGGAGCCAGCGTCGCCGGTCCCGCGCTCGCGTACTGGCTGAGCCGGTACGGCTTCCGCCCCACCGTGGTGGAGCGGGCACCCGGCCTCCGGGCCGGCGGCCAGGCGATCGACGTCCGCGGTGTGGCGCTGGAGGTGGCCGACCGGATGGGCCTGCTGGCCGAGGTCAGGGCCGCCGGCACCGCCATGCGCGGAATGTCCTTTGTGGATGAAAATGGTGCCGAACTGTCCAGCACCACCGAGGAAACGCTCACCGGCGGCCCCACCGACAGCGCGGACGTCGAGCTCATGCGCGACGACCTGACCGGCATCCTGTACCGGGCCACCGAAGCCGACACCGAATATCGCTTCGGCGACTCGATCGCCGCGATGACCGAGCACGAGGACGGGGTGCGGGTGACCTTCGAGCACGGCGAGCCGCGTGACTTCGGCCTGGTGATCGGCGCGGACGGGCTGCACTCCGGGGTGCGTGCGCTGGCGTTCGGCGCGGAGTCCCGCTACATCCACCATCTCGGCACCTACCTGGCCGTGTTCACCGTGCCGAACGACCTCGGCCTTGACCACTGGCAGGTGTTCCACCAGCAGGAGGGAAGACTGGCCGGGATCTACAGCGCCAGGCGGAACGCCGAGGCGCGCGCCATGCTCGGCTTCGAGTCACCCGTCCTCGACTTCGACCACCGCGACCTCGGCCAGCAGCAGAAACTGGTGGCCGACGTCTTCGCCGGCGACGGCTGGGAGGTGCCCCGGCTGGTGGCGTGGATGGCGGAGGCGCCCGACTTCTACTTCGACTCGATGAGCCAGATCCGGATGGACGACTGGACGCGCGGGCGGGTCGCGCTGGTCGGTGACGCCGGATACTCCGGCTCGCCGCTGTCCGGCCAGGGCACCACGATGGCGCTGGCCGGTGCCTACGTGCTGGCCGGGGAGCTGAAGGCGGCGGCCGGCGGACACGAGCGCGCGTTCGCCGGCTACCAGCGCAGGATGCGCACTTTCGTCGAACTCAACCAGCGGATCGCGACCGACACCCCGGGACGGCCGGCGAGCCCGGAGTCGGTCCAACACGCCGCCAACGCCCTGGAACTGGCGGACTACGACGGCTGA
- a CDS encoding GNAT family N-acetyltransferase, which produces MTDLVIRSLTAGEEPLFDSLPDPGLVGFAAFGDSFADMAAKGAYRPEWLWVALRDGVVVARAGWWGGPEDERPLALDWFDFTDFDAAVRLLRTAPLHTEYRLRLPPDWRGQPAVAAAADARIDAAVAAGLKPLVERNYYRWTADLGLPARPGRLVFRPEPDDEVILDLFRRIHQGTLDAHARRVTAESGLEAAAQEDLDHLRWMPSPREWWRLGYTAAGELVGLAAPCYHYKDPVIGYIGVVPEQRGHGYAYDLLVEATHLLAGQGMDRIVAGTDVTNTPMAAHFAKAGYPIAQHHIDLA; this is translated from the coding sequence TTGACCGACCTGGTCATCCGCTCGCTCACCGCGGGCGAGGAACCCCTGTTCGATTCCCTGCCGGACCCCGGCCTGGTGGGCTTTGCCGCGTTCGGCGACAGCTTCGCCGATATGGCCGCCAAAGGCGCGTACCGGCCCGAATGGCTCTGGGTCGCGCTGCGCGACGGCGTGGTCGTCGCCCGCGCAGGCTGGTGGGGCGGCCCGGAGGACGAACGGCCGCTGGCGCTGGACTGGTTCGACTTCACCGATTTCGACGCCGCCGTGCGGCTGCTGCGCACCGCGCCCCTGCACACCGAGTACCGGCTCCGGCTGCCACCGGACTGGCGCGGACAACCCGCCGTCGCCGCCGCGGCCGATGCCAGGATCGATGCGGCCGTCGCCGCCGGGCTCAAACCACTGGTCGAGCGCAACTACTACCGGTGGACCGCGGATCTCGGCCTGCCAGCGCGGCCCGGCCGGCTCGTCTTCCGGCCGGAACCGGACGACGAGGTGATCCTCGATCTGTTCCGCCGGATCCACCAGGGCACCCTGGACGCGCATGCCCGCCGGGTCACCGCGGAGTCCGGTCTGGAGGCCGCGGCCCAGGAGGACCTGGACCACCTCCGCTGGATGCCCAGTCCCCGCGAATGGTGGCGGCTCGGCTACACCGCGGCAGGCGAGCTGGTCGGCCTGGCCGCGCCCTGCTACCACTACAAGGACCCGGTGATCGGCTACATCGGCGTGGTACCGGAACAACGCGGCCACGGCTACGCCTACGACCTGCTGGTGGAGGCGACGCACCTGCTCGCCGGGCAGGGCATGGACCGGATCGTGGCCGGCACCGACGTGACCAACACCCCGATGGCGGCGCATTTCGCCAAGGCCGGCTACCCGATCGCCCAACACCACATCGACCTGGCCTGA
- a CDS encoding DUF2203 domain-containing protein, producing MGLFTVAEARDELERLMPVLDELLAIRADAAELAASLAPGGPQTGLGGLPELKAAQARLDELMASVQQTGAELKGFAPLLIDFPAELDGVPVLLCWIEGDRTLSWYHRADLGFAGRRPLP from the coding sequence ATGGGACTGTTCACGGTGGCGGAGGCGCGGGACGAGCTCGAGCGGCTGATGCCGGTACTCGACGAACTGCTCGCCATCCGCGCCGACGCGGCGGAGCTGGCCGCGTCATTGGCGCCCGGCGGGCCGCAGACCGGGCTGGGCGGGCTGCCGGAGCTGAAGGCGGCGCAGGCCAGGCTGGACGAGCTGATGGCGAGCGTGCAGCAGACCGGTGCCGAGCTCAAGGGATTCGCCCCGCTGCTGATCGACTTCCCGGCCGAGCTGGACGGGGTCCCGGTGCTGCTGTGCTGGATCGAAGGTGACCGCACGCTTTCCTGGTACCACCGGGCGGATCTCGGCTTCGCCGGCCGCCGCCCCCTGCCCTGA
- a CDS encoding winged helix-turn-helix domain-containing protein → MTDSTPRRASDADLRALSHPLSWRILRLCLDSACTNQQLARRLGVSPATVLRRVRALADAGFLAAEPPRQGDHGAWERPYRATGRTWRLDLGHAGEPVLTAQVELATVDAHRAELLSGGPGAVRRTGRGVLRLSERSEAELNERLDALIDEFLARSEPGGRRLSYLWSLIEQPGAAD, encoded by the coding sequence GTGACCGACTCGACGCCCCGCCGGGCCAGCGACGCCGACCTGCGCGCACTGTCGCATCCGCTGAGCTGGCGCATTCTCCGGCTGTGCCTGGATTCCGCGTGCACCAACCAGCAGCTCGCGCGGCGGCTCGGGGTGTCGCCGGCGACCGTGCTCCGGCGGGTGCGCGCGCTGGCGGACGCGGGGTTCCTGGCCGCGGAACCGCCGAGGCAGGGCGACCACGGCGCGTGGGAGCGGCCGTACCGGGCGACCGGCCGTACCTGGCGGCTCGACCTCGGGCACGCCGGCGAGCCGGTGCTGACCGCGCAGGTCGAGCTGGCCACAGTGGACGCACACCGGGCGGAGCTGCTGTCCGGCGGACCCGGCGCGGTACGCCGGACCGGCCGCGGTGTGCTGCGGCTGAGCGAGCGGTCCGAGGCGGAGCTGAACGAGCGGCTGGACGCGCTGATCGACGAGTTCCTGGCGCGTTCGGAACCCGGCGGCAGGAGGCTGTCCTACCTCTGGAGCCTGATCGAACAGCCCGGTGCGGCTGACTAG
- a CDS encoding alpha/beta fold hydrolase encodes MIEQFSVPTAAGSFDVIAAGPQDGRGVLLLHGFPEAATEWAYPVAVLGGSGYRAVAPDQRGYSPQVRPERVSDYRIEELTADVLAVADQLGWSRFDLVGHDWGAIVGWITAAEHPDRVRTLTAVSVPHPGAFAKALREDPEQQQRSAYLETLRQTRTAERALLDNDAENLRRIYDWKVPPSHIDDYVRRLSEPGALTAALNWYRANRHLGRVDRVEVPTMYVWSTEDTAIGSTAALDTEHWVSGPYRFEMLEDVSHWVPEEAPEEFTALLLDHLSSHKGTR; translated from the coding sequence GTGATCGAACAGTTCAGCGTGCCCACCGCGGCCGGCTCCTTCGACGTGATCGCGGCCGGGCCGCAGGACGGCCGCGGCGTGCTGCTGCTGCATGGCTTTCCCGAAGCGGCGACCGAATGGGCCTACCCGGTGGCCGTGCTCGGCGGCTCCGGCTACCGGGCGGTCGCGCCGGACCAGCGCGGCTACTCCCCCCAGGTGCGCCCCGAGCGGGTGTCGGACTACCGGATCGAAGAGCTGACCGCCGACGTGCTCGCGGTCGCCGACCAGCTCGGCTGGTCCCGCTTCGACCTGGTCGGCCACGACTGGGGCGCCATCGTCGGCTGGATCACCGCCGCCGAGCACCCGGACCGGGTGCGCACGCTCACCGCGGTCTCCGTCCCGCATCCCGGCGCCTTCGCCAAGGCCCTGCGCGAGGATCCCGAGCAGCAGCAACGTTCCGCGTACCTGGAGACGCTGCGGCAGACCAGGACCGCGGAGCGGGCGCTGCTGGACAACGACGCGGAGAACCTGCGGCGGATCTACGACTGGAAGGTGCCGCCGTCCCACATCGACGACTACGTGCGGCGGCTCAGCGAACCGGGCGCGCTGACCGCCGCGCTGAACTGGTACCGCGCGAACCGGCATCTCGGCAGGGTGGATCGGGTCGAAGTGCCGACCATGTACGTGTGGAGCACCGAGGACACCGCGATCGGCTCCACCGCGGCACTGGACACCGAGCACTGGGTGAGCGGGCCGTACCGGTTCGAAATGCTGGAGGACGTCTCGCACTGGGTGCCCGAAGAGGCACCCGAGGAGTTCACCGCCCTCCTGCTCGATCATCTGTCGAGCCACAAAGGGACGCGCTGA